A window of the SAR324 cluster bacterium genome harbors these coding sequences:
- a CDS encoding VOC family protein, whose protein sequence is MANSTSMQIFMVSLVVEDYDSAIEHYTKDWGFEVLEDSLMDGGKRWVKVAPLGSSCCLLLAQAKDSIQRAVIGQQAGGRVFLFMHVSDLQKQVQHLISRGIKMEGPIRYEDFGKVCVAVDNYGNRWDLIEPNTGFDTDK, encoded by the coding sequence TTCATGGTCTCTCTAGTTGTGGAGGACTATGACTCTGCAATCGAGCACTACACAAAAGATTGGGGCTTTGAAGTCTTAGAAGATAGCCTCATGGATGGAGGGAAGCGTTGGGTCAAAGTTGCCCCTCTGGGGAGTTCATGTTGCCTATTATTGGCACAAGCCAAGGATTCTATCCAAAGAGCAGTCATTGGCCAACAAGCAGGTGGAAGGGTTTTTCTATTTATGCATGTCTCTGATTTACAAAAGCAGGTTCAGCATCTGATCAGCCGAGGTATCAAGATGGAAGGTCCGATTAGATATGAGGATTTTGGAAAAGTTTGTGTCGCAGTCGATAACTACGGCAATCGTTGGGACTTGATTGAACCAAACACTGGTTTCGATACAGATAAATAA